The Campylobacterota bacterium genome includes a window with the following:
- a CDS encoding glycosyltransferase family 2 protein has protein sequence MNSYPELLSFTIPTYNRSDFLEECLDAHIPVARKYNLEFIVLDNASTDDTPIIVQKKQAEYPHIRYYRNETTIDPDSNFKKALELSTTKYTWLLGDSYRLPDAGIEFLLPLLSSEEKKFDAIVFNLISSRRNKSQIYTDANLMFKDLGAIMTSISSLIFSKKLIQNADFERYKDTNFLQTGIIFDYIAKHPFRIKWIQEYSVESLNYQKKKKIAWSNQPVVFEIACKRWQNFIFSLPDVYSEESKLKVIRDFGALSGIFSFRNLLNLRKKKILTYDIYLKYQPYFQRATTFPESIVKIIAFLPIPVILVIRFLAKVYAKSGQFEKYWKRFKNRFS, from the coding sequence GTGAACTCCTATCCAGAACTACTAAGCTTTACCATTCCAACCTATAATCGTTCGGATTTTTTGGAAGAATGTCTCGATGCACATATCCCGGTCGCGCGCAAATACAATCTCGAATTCATCGTTTTAGACAATGCTTCGACAGACGACACTCCAATCATTGTTCAAAAAAAACAGGCTGAATACCCACATATACGCTACTATCGGAACGAAACGACCATTGATCCCGACAGCAATTTCAAAAAGGCATTGGAACTTTCAACAACCAAGTATACATGGCTACTTGGCGACAGCTATAGATTGCCGGATGCCGGAATTGAATTTTTGCTCCCCTTGTTATCTTCCGAAGAGAAAAAGTTTGATGCAATCGTTTTTAACCTTATTTCTTCTCGACGAAATAAAAGTCAAATATATACTGATGCCAATTTGATGTTTAAAGACTTGGGAGCCATAATGACTTCTATCAGCAGTCTCATTTTCTCCAAAAAGTTGATTCAGAATGCTGATTTTGAGCGCTATAAAGATACCAATTTTCTCCAAACGGGCATTATTTTCGATTACATCGCAAAGCATCCGTTTAGAATTAAATGGATTCAAGAATACTCTGTCGAAAGTCTGAATTACCAGAAAAAAAAGAAGATTGCATGGAGCAATCAGCCTGTAGTTTTTGAAATTGCATGTAAACGATGGCAAAACTTTATTTTCAGCCTCCCGGATGTTTATTCAGAAGAATCGAAATTGAAAGTGATCCGTGACTTTGGTGCACTTTCGGGGATTTTCTCTTTTCGAAATCTTTTAAATCTTCGAAAGAAAAAAATTCTTACCTATGATATTTATTTAAAATATCAGCCATATTTTCAACGTGCCACCACTTTCCCGGAATCTATCGTTAAAATTATTGCCTTTTTACCGATCCCCGTGATACTGGTGATACGTTTTTTGGCCAAAGTTTATGCCAAGTCTGGTCAGTTCGAAAAATACTGGAAACGTTTTAAAAATCGGTTCAGTTAG
- the metK gene encoding methionine adenosyltransferase produces the protein MYLFTSEVVSPGHPDKCADIIADSIVDRLIIGDPKSRVASEVFVAGKHVIIGGEVTSKVELSTKEYKQIALDALKKIGYNGHPHFTREECLHPDDVQVQVLLNRQSPDINQGVDQADGETGAGDQGIMFGYADSETANYMPSAITYARMLMEKVYHYALAHPHKLGVDIKTQVTMDYGKKENFENCQPQKIHTIVVSAPCVNTMNIEQVRELIMELILDTGLPTQLFDPKDCIIHINPTGKYVSHSSLHDSGLTGRKLIVDSFGGYAPIGGGAQSSKDYTKVDRSGLYAGRWLAKHIVAAGLAKKCVVQISYAIGVAKPTSVAVDTYGTVVEGLNDDTLSQFVMDNFPLTPNWITRKFDLDHPSEETFLYADVASRGQVGQSDYPWEKLDELKKFEQLKSTL, from the coding sequence CGGCGATCCCAAAAGCCGGGTGGCCAGCGAAGTCTTCGTGGCCGGAAAACACGTCATTATCGGCGGAGAAGTAACCTCCAAAGTCGAACTTAGCACTAAAGAGTACAAACAAATCGCCCTTGATGCCCTCAAAAAAATCGGTTACAACGGCCATCCCCATTTTACCCGGGAAGAGTGCCTCCATCCTGATGACGTACAGGTACAGGTTCTCCTCAACCGCCAGAGCCCCGACATCAATCAGGGTGTCGACCAGGCAGACGGCGAAACGGGTGCCGGGGACCAGGGGATCATGTTCGGCTACGCCGACAGTGAAACCGCCAACTACATGCCCAGCGCTATTACCTATGCCCGCATGCTGATGGAAAAAGTCTACCACTATGCCCTCGCCCATCCGCACAAGCTGGGTGTCGACATCAAAACCCAGGTGACGATGGACTACGGCAAAAAAGAGAATTTCGAAAACTGCCAACCGCAGAAAATTCACACCATCGTCGTATCAGCACCGTGCGTCAACACAATGAACATCGAGCAGGTCCGCGAGCTGATCATGGAACTGATTCTCGACACCGGTCTTCCGACGCAGCTTTTCGATCCGAAGGACTGTATTATCCACATTAATCCGACAGGTAAATACGTTTCCCATTCGAGCCTGCACGACAGCGGCCTGACCGGGCGTAAACTCATCGTCGACAGTTTCGGCGGATACGCTCCTATCGGCGGGGGTGCACAAAGTTCGAAAGACTATACGAAAGTCGACCGTTCAGGATTGTATGCCGGCCGCTGGCTGGCCAAACACATCGTTGCAGCCGGTCTGGCAAAAAAATGCGTCGTACAGATCAGCTACGCGATCGGCGTCGCCAAACCGACTTCGGTTGCGGTCGACACCTACGGAACCGTAGTCGAAGGGCTAAACGACGATACTCTTTCTCAATTCGTAATGGACAATTTCCCGCTGACACCAAACTGGATTACCCGCAAATTCGATCTTGACCACCCCAGCGAAGAGACGTTTCTCTACGCCGACGTCGCCAGCCGCGGACAGGTAGGACAAAGCGACTATCCGTGGGAAAAACTGGACGAATTGAAAAAATTCGAACAGTTAAAATCAACGTTGTAA